A genomic region of Bradyrhizobium sp. ORS 278 contains the following coding sequences:
- a CDS encoding NAD(P)H-binding protein → MLGATGTIGRATVRALVARGHEVVCFVRPRSEAITIPGATVRTGDVTDPASLVRDGFRGERFDAVVSCMASRTGVPRDAQAIDYQAHVNVLEAARAAGVTQFVLLSAICVQKPLLAFQQAKLAFEAQLVAAGLTYSIVRPTAFFKSLSGQVARVQQGRPYLVFGDGRLTACKPISDADLGAYLAGCLDDEALWNRVLPIGGPGPAITPLDQAEHLFALLGRKPNIRRVPVGLLDAIIGGLDVARRIVPSLADKAELARIGRYYATESMLVMNPATGRYDADATPSTGSDTLFDYYARLIRGEAEAERGDHAVF, encoded by the coding sequence ATGCTCGGCGCCACCGGGACGATCGGCCGTGCCACCGTGCGTGCGCTCGTCGCGCGCGGGCACGAGGTGGTCTGCTTCGTCCGCCCACGCAGCGAGGCCATCACGATTCCTGGCGCCACCGTCAGGACCGGCGACGTCACCGATCCCGCCTCGCTCGTGCGCGACGGCTTTCGCGGCGAGCGCTTCGATGCCGTCGTGTCCTGCATGGCGTCGCGGACCGGCGTGCCCCGGGATGCCCAGGCAATCGACTATCAGGCGCATGTCAACGTGCTGGAAGCGGCCCGCGCGGCAGGCGTCACGCAATTCGTGCTGTTGTCCGCCATCTGCGTGCAGAAGCCGCTGCTGGCGTTTCAGCAGGCCAAGCTCGCGTTCGAGGCGCAGCTGGTCGCGGCGGGCCTGACCTACTCGATCGTCCGTCCCACCGCGTTCTTCAAGTCGCTGTCGGGACAGGTCGCGCGGGTGCAGCAGGGCCGGCCCTACCTGGTGTTCGGCGATGGCCGCCTCACCGCGTGCAAGCCGATCAGCGATGCCGATCTCGGCGCCTATCTCGCCGGCTGTCTCGATGATGAGGCGCTCTGGAACCGCGTGCTGCCGATCGGCGGCCCCGGGCCCGCCATCACCCCGCTCGATCAGGCCGAGCATCTGTTCGCGCTGCTCGGCCGCAAGCCGAACATCCGTCGCGTCCCGGTGGGCCTGCTCGATGCCATCATCGGCGGGCTCGACGTCGCCAGGCGGATCGTGCCGTCGCTCGCCGACAAGGCCGAACTCGCCCGCATCGGCCGCTACTACGCCACCGAATCCATGCTGGTGATGAACCCCGCCACCGGCCGCTACGATGCCGACGCGACGCCGTCCACGGGATCGGACACGTTGTTCGACTACTACGCCCGGCTGATCCGCGGCGAAGCCGAGGCCGAACGCGGCGATCACGCGGTGTTCTAA
- a CDS encoding cytochrome P450, whose product MTDAAALADDFDLERLTPGFYADPYRTYRALRQYAPVKRMRNGSYFLTRYDDLVTAYKTTKAFSSDKKREFAPKYGDSLLYEHHTTSLVFNDPPSHTRVRRLIMGALSPRAIAEMEPALIALVDGLLDRIAAKPRFELIEDFAAAIPIEVIGNLLGVPHEERGPLRDWSLAILGALEPVLTPEQLARGNQAVADFLDYLKTLVARRRARPGHPERDVLTRLIQGESDDENGGERLSEKELLHNCIFLLNAGHETTTNLIGNGLVLLCQHPAERKKLIEAPALIRTAVEEILRYESSNQLGNRMTTEAVELGGITLAPGTSVTLCIGAANRDPAQFDDPERFDITRIANRHLAFGTGAHQCAGMALARLEGAVAIARFVSRFPNYQLAGEPVRGGRVRFRGFASVPCVVS is encoded by the coding sequence ATGACCGATGCCGCAGCGCTCGCCGACGATTTCGATCTCGAGCGCCTGACGCCCGGCTTCTACGCCGACCCCTACCGAACCTATCGCGCGCTGCGCCAGTATGCGCCGGTCAAGCGGATGCGCAACGGCTCGTATTTCCTGACGCGCTACGACGATCTCGTCACCGCCTACAAGACGACGAAGGCCTTTTCGTCCGACAAGAAGCGCGAGTTCGCGCCGAAATACGGCGATTCATTGCTGTATGAGCATCACACCACGAGCCTCGTGTTCAACGATCCGCCGTCGCATACGCGCGTCCGCCGCCTGATCATGGGCGCGCTGTCGCCGCGCGCCATCGCCGAGATGGAGCCGGCGCTGATCGCACTGGTGGACGGCCTGCTGGATCGCATCGCGGCGAAGCCGCGCTTCGAGCTGATCGAGGATTTCGCCGCGGCGATTCCGATCGAGGTGATCGGCAATCTGCTCGGGGTGCCGCATGAGGAGCGCGGCCCGCTGCGCGACTGGTCGCTCGCCATTCTCGGCGCGCTCGAGCCGGTGCTGACGCCGGAGCAGTTGGCGCGCGGCAACCAGGCCGTTGCAGATTTCCTGGACTATCTCAAAACTCTGGTCGCGCGCCGCCGCGCCAGGCCCGGCCATCCCGAGCGCGACGTGCTGACGCGGCTGATCCAGGGCGAATCCGATGACGAAAACGGCGGCGAGCGGCTCAGCGAGAAGGAGCTGCTGCACAATTGCATCTTCCTGCTCAACGCCGGCCACGAGACCACCACCAACCTGATCGGCAACGGCCTCGTGCTGCTGTGCCAGCATCCGGCCGAGCGCAAGAAGCTGATCGAGGCCCCCGCCTTGATCCGCACCGCCGTCGAGGAGATCCTGCGCTACGAAAGCTCCAACCAGCTCGGCAACCGCATGACCACGGAAGCCGTCGAGCTCGGCGGCATCACGCTGGCGCCCGGCACCTCCGTCACCCTGTGCATCGGCGCCGCCAACCGCGACCCCGCCCAGTTCGATGACCCCGAACGCTTCGACATCACCCGGATTGCCAACCGCCACCTCGCCTTCGGAACGGGCGCGCATCAATGCGCGGGCATGGCGCTGGCGCGGCTGGAAGGCGCAGTGGCGATCGCGCGGTTTGTGAGCCGGTTTCCCAACTATCAGCTCGCGGGCGAGCCGGTGCGCGGCGGACGGGTGCGGTTTCGGGGGTTCGCGAGCGTGCCATGCGTGGTTAGCTAA
- a CDS encoding VOC family protein — protein sequence MITGLDHIVVLLEDIKAGSATFETLLGRKPSWQNSGDGAERVLFTLDNVSVELMAPIGQSPAADRIRNVIKIWGEGLASICFATADIGKTHRRLERVALKPDPIAEVDSTDRVSGQTLHWKRTRAMTDLTRGVRMFFLELGQKRPVSETTADSAVLGLDHIVVSTEDPERAAALYGARLGLDMALDRSHQEWGQLMFFRCGDLIVEVVKRPVAGNDKANDKLWGLTWRVADIEATRARLVAAGLQVSEPRAGRKPGTRVMSLYSGTCGIHTLILEKTPQAAE from the coding sequence GTGATCACCGGCCTCGACCACATCGTCGTCCTGCTCGAGGACATCAAGGCCGGCAGCGCCACGTTCGAGACGCTGCTCGGCCGCAAGCCGTCGTGGCAGAACTCGGGCGACGGTGCCGAGCGCGTGCTGTTCACGCTCGACAATGTGAGCGTCGAACTGATGGCGCCGATCGGGCAGAGCCCCGCCGCCGACCGGATTCGCAACGTCATCAAGATCTGGGGCGAGGGGCTCGCCAGCATCTGCTTCGCCACGGCCGACATCGGCAAGACGCATCGCCGGCTGGAGCGGGTGGCGCTGAAGCCGGATCCGATCGCCGAGGTCGACAGCACCGACCGCGTTTCCGGCCAGACGCTGCACTGGAAGCGAACGCGCGCGATGACGGATCTCACGCGCGGCGTGCGCATGTTCTTCCTCGAACTCGGCCAGAAGCGGCCTGTTTCGGAGACGACGGCCGACTCCGCCGTGCTCGGCCTCGACCACATCGTGGTCTCCACCGAGGATCCCGAGCGCGCCGCCGCTCTCTACGGCGCGCGGCTCGGCCTCGACATGGCGCTCGACCGCAGCCACCAGGAATGGGGCCAGCTGATGTTCTTCCGCTGCGGCGATCTGATCGTCGAGGTGGTGAAGCGGCCGGTCGCCGGCAACGACAAGGCCAACGACAAGCTGTGGGGCCTGACCTGGCGCGTGGCGGATATTGAAGCGACGCGCGCGCGCCTCGTCGCCGCTGGCCTGCAGGTCTCCGAGCCCCGGGCAGGGCGCAAGCCCGGCACGCGGGTGATGAGCCTCTACAGCGGCACGTGCGGCATCCACACGCTGATCCTGGAGAAGACGCCACAGGCGGCGGAGTGA
- a CDS encoding IS66-like element ISBrsp5 family transposase encodes MKPPHSLSVDSLLALIGELQARNLMLEQQNALLLARVADLERRLGLDSSNSSKPPSSDGPGQGPRRTRSLRERGVRKPGGQPGHPGKHLKRSDQVDHTIIHRPATCRGCQAALGEEPLDFVDSRQVFDLPAPRPLIVTEHQRYRCTCSGCGAVTTGTFPTEVKAPAQYGARLSAVVTYLSAGQFLPEDRLGQVLTDLFGVTVSAGTIGQMIARAASRTRDFAAAVCEEIRGAPVKHLDETGFWVGATPQWLHVAGTAGINGLVHYRVSQRRGEVLTQAAHIVMHDHWTSYFQMPGVTHALCNAHHLRELTALVDIDGEAWARRMRTLLRDLCHEVNLAPERPAGQTGALPPAKIRTAERKYDRIIRAGIAWHEALPALPRDVKRGRIRRRTGHNLLLRLKLHKEAVLLFLRNPAVPFTNNEAERDARMMKLRQKISGGFRTSQGADNFATLRTLIGTARKRGWNMLETLSACPTQLTHKIRLA; translated from the coding sequence ATGAAGCCACCGCACTCATTGTCGGTTGATTCGCTGCTGGCCCTGATTGGGGAGTTGCAGGCGCGCAACCTGATGCTGGAACAGCAGAACGCGTTGCTGTTGGCCCGTGTGGCCGATCTGGAGCGCCGGCTTGGTCTGGATAGCTCCAATAGCAGCAAACCGCCTTCGAGCGATGGGCCGGGCCAGGGTCCGCGCCGGACACGCAGCCTTCGCGAGCGAGGGGTGAGGAAGCCCGGCGGCCAGCCAGGTCATCCAGGCAAGCACTTGAAGCGGTCGGACCAGGTCGATCATACAATCATCCATCGCCCCGCCACGTGCAGAGGCTGCCAAGCGGCGCTGGGCGAGGAGCCGTTGGACTTTGTCGACAGCCGTCAGGTGTTCGATCTGCCGGCGCCGAGGCCGCTGATCGTCACGGAGCATCAGCGCTATCGTTGCACATGCAGCGGCTGTGGCGCAGTCACGACGGGAACGTTTCCCACGGAGGTCAAGGCGCCAGCGCAATATGGCGCACGGTTGTCCGCCGTGGTGACGTATCTGTCGGCTGGACAGTTCCTGCCTGAAGATCGTTTGGGACAGGTCCTCACCGATCTGTTTGGCGTGACTGTCTCGGCCGGCACGATCGGGCAGATGATCGCCCGTGCCGCCAGTCGGACGCGGGATTTCGCTGCGGCAGTCTGCGAAGAGATCCGCGGAGCACCGGTCAAGCATCTGGATGAGACCGGGTTTTGGGTGGGTGCCACGCCGCAATGGCTGCATGTCGCGGGCACCGCCGGGATCAACGGGCTGGTGCATTATCGCGTGTCCCAAAGGCGCGGCGAGGTGCTGACGCAAGCGGCGCATATCGTGATGCACGACCACTGGACATCCTATTTTCAGATGCCGGGGGTCACGCATGCGCTGTGCAATGCGCATCATCTGCGCGAGCTGACGGCGCTGGTGGACATCGACGGCGAGGCCTGGGCTCGACGCATGCGTACGCTGCTCCGAGACCTGTGCCATGAGGTCAATCTGGCGCCGGAGCGTCCAGCCGGCCAGACAGGTGCGCTGCCTCCCGCCAAAATCCGCACCGCCGAGCGGAAGTATGACCGTATCATCCGCGCCGGCATCGCCTGGCACGAGGCGCTTCCCGCACTGCCGCGCGATGTCAAACGCGGACGGATCAGGCGGCGCACCGGCCATAATCTCCTGCTGCGCCTCAAGCTGCACAAAGAGGCAGTGCTACTGTTCCTGCGCAACCCGGCGGTGCCGTTTACCAACAACGAGGCCGAGCGCGATGCCCGCATGATGAAGTTGCGGCAGAAGATCTCTGGCGGCTTTCGCACCTCTCAAGGCGCGGACAACTTCGCAACGCTACGTACCTTGATCGGCACCGCTCGAAAGCGCGGATGGAACATGCTCGAAACATTGTCCGCATGCCCAACACAGCTCACCCATAAAATCCGCCTCGCTTGA
- a CDS encoding TetR/AcrR family transcriptional regulator, which produces MTSDLRRQLILGAAKRCFARHGYAGTTTKSVAAAAAISEALLFKHFPSKAALYAEILTEECEADPDFELLLGQEPSTATLVKMMAGMVRHFLGIADGPNEEEEQRLRLMASSHLDDGEFARLLYTKIDDLIGTKFVTCLASAVAAGDAARLAAAPRDLFWFAHHTVLMAAVTRLPSTPCVPYGTAASLERQLSEFILRGIGLTDAAIACYLDHELSQPPARPATAESA; this is translated from the coding sequence ATGACAAGCGATCTCCGGAGGCAGCTGATCCTCGGGGCGGCCAAGCGCTGCTTCGCGCGTCACGGCTATGCCGGCACGACGACCAAGAGCGTGGCCGCGGCGGCCGCGATCTCGGAAGCGCTGCTGTTCAAGCATTTCCCGTCGAAGGCGGCGCTCTATGCCGAGATCCTGACCGAGGAATGCGAGGCCGATCCGGATTTCGAGCTGCTGCTCGGACAGGAACCTTCGACCGCGACGCTGGTCAAGATGATGGCCGGAATGGTCCGGCATTTCCTCGGGATCGCCGACGGTCCTAATGAGGAAGAAGAGCAGCGGCTGCGGCTGATGGCCTCGAGCCATCTCGACGACGGCGAGTTCGCGCGGCTGCTGTACACCAAGATCGATGATCTGATCGGCACGAAATTCGTTACCTGTCTAGCAAGCGCCGTTGCCGCAGGTGACGCGGCGCGACTGGCGGCGGCGCCGCGCGATCTGTTCTGGTTCGCGCATCACACCGTCTTGATGGCGGCCGTGACCCGGCTTCCCTCGACGCCCTGCGTGCCTTATGGAACCGCTGCGAGCCTGGAGCGCCAGCTCAGCGAGTTCATCCTGCGCGGCATCGGACTGACTGACGCCGCCATCGCGTGCTATCTCGACCA